The following coding sequences lie in one Monomorium pharaonis isolate MP-MQ-018 chromosome 1, ASM1337386v2, whole genome shotgun sequence genomic window:
- the LOC105831029 gene encoding protein mab-21, whose translation MLVPQDIMGGPSKMLYQMNKYYAERVQARMGQVQKTIREVCKVVQDVLKEVEVQEPRFISSLTECNGRYEGLEVISPGEFEVVLYLNQMGVFNFVDDGTLPGCAVLKLSDGRKRSMSLWVEFITASGYLSARKIRSRFQTLVAQACDKCNYRDSVKMIADTTEVKLRIRERYVVQITPAFKCSGVWPRSAAHWPIPHIPWPHPNLVAEVKTEGFDLLSKESVALQGKQSAMEGDAWVLSFTEAETRLLQGGCRRKCLSILKTMRDRHLDLPGNPVTSYHMKTLLLHECEKHPLETEWDEGCLADRINGIFLQLISCLQCRRCPHYFLPNLDLFKGKSPSGLENAAKQVWRLTRELLTNSRALEKL comes from the coding sequence ATGTTGGTGCCGCAGGACATAATGGGTGGCCCGTCGAAGATGCTGTACCAGATGAACAAGTACTACGCCGAGCGGGTACAGGCTCGTATGGGCCAGGTGCAGAAGACCATACGGGAGGTGTGCAAGGTCGTGCAGGACGTACTCAAGGAAGTCGAGGTGCAGGAGCCACGCTTCATCTCCTCGCTGACCGAATGCAACGGCCGCTACGAGGGCCTCGAGGTGATCTCGCCGGGTGAATTCGAGGTGGTCCTCTACCTGAATCAGATGGGTGTTTTTAACTTCGTCGACGACGGCACCCTACCGGGCTGCGCCGTGCTGAAGCTCAGCGACGGGCGCAAGAGGTCCATGTCCCTCTGGGTGGAATTCATTACCGCGTCCGGTTACTTATCGGCCAGGAAAATACGCTCGAGATTTCAGACTCTGGTGGCGCAGGCCTGCGACAAGTGCAACTACAGGGACTCGGTGAAGATGATCGCCGACACCACCGAGGTGAAGCTGCGGATACGAGAGCGGTACGTCGTGCAGATCACGCCGGCATTCAAGTGCTCCGGCGTGTGGCCGCGATCGGCCGCTCATTGGCCGATACCGCATATACCCTGGCCGCATCCTAACCTGGTGGCGGAAGTCAAGACGGAGGGTTTCGATCTGCTATCGAAGGAGAGTGTCGCGCTTCAGGGCAAGCAATCGGCGATGGAGGGCGACGCCTGGGTACTGTCCTTCACGGAAGCAGAAACCAGACTGCTGCAGGGCGGCTGTCGCCGAAAGTGTCTCAGCATACTGAAAACCATGAGGGACCGGCATCTCGATCTACCTGGGAATCCAGTCACTAGCTACCACATGAAGACCCTGTTGCTGCACGAGTGCGAGAAACATCCCCTCGAGACCGAATGGGACGAGGGATGTTTGGCTGATCGTATCAATGGCATTTTTCTGCAGTTAATATCTTGTCTACAGTGTCGGCGGTGTCCACACTATTTCCTGCCGAATCTCGATCTCTTTAAGGGAAAGTCACCTAGCGGTCTGGAAAATGCCGCGAAGCAAGTCTGGAGACTTACGAGGGAGCTGCTCACGAATAGTCGCGCGCTGGAGAAGCTTTAG
- the LOC105831028 gene encoding protein mab-21, with translation MLVPPDMISSHSRMVYQFNKYFGERVMTRKSQVTKTIQEVCRVVQDVLKEVEVQEPRFISSLTDYNGRFDGLDVISPTEFEIIIYLNQMGVLNFVDDGTLPGCAVLKLSDGRKRSMSLWVEFITASGYLSARKIRSRFQTLVAQACDKCTYRDSVKMIADTTEVKLRIRERYVVQITPAFKCAGLWPRSASHWPIAHIPWPHPNIVAEVKAEGFDMLSKECIGLQGKQSAMEGDAWALSFIDAENRLLQGGSRKRCLSILKTLRDRHLDLPGNPVTSYHMKTLLLYECEKHPHEAEWDEGCLAERINGIFLQLISCLQCRRCPHYFLPNLDLFKGKSPSGLENAAKQVWRLTRELLTNSRALEKL, from the coding sequence ATGCTGGTACCGCCTGATATGATTTCATCCCACTCCAGGATGGTCTACCAGTTCAACAAGTACTTCGGCGAACGGGTGATGACCAGGAAGAGTCAAGTGACGAAGACCATTCAGGAGGTGTGCCGAGTCGTGCAGGACGTGCTAAAAGAAGTGGAGGTGCAGGAGCCGAGATTCATCTCGTCCTTGACGGATTACAACGGCCGGTTCGACGGCCTTGACGTCATCTCGCCGACGGAGTTCGAGATCATCATCTATCTGAATCAAATGGGCGTGTTGAACTTTGTGGATGACGGCACCCTGCCAGGCTGCGCCGTGCTGAAGCTCAGTGACGGACGCAAGAGGTCCATGTCCCTTTGGGTGGAATTCATCACCGCGTCCGGTTACCTGTCAGCTAGAAAGATACGCTCGAGGTTCCAAACGCTAGTGGCGCAGGCCTGCGACAAGTGCACATATCGGGACTCAGTGAAGATGATCGCCGACACCACCGAAGTGAAGCTACGGATACGCGAGCGTTACGTCGTGCAAATTACGCCGGCTTTTAAATGCGCTGGACTTTGGCCCAGGTCAGCCTCCCACTGGCCAATCGCGCATATACCCTGGCCACACCCGAACATCGTCGCCGAGGTGAAGGCGGAGGGCTTCGATATGCTCTCAAAGGAATGCATAGGTCTGCAAGGGAAACAGTCCGCCATGGAGGGCGACGCCTGGGCGTTGTCGTTTATCGACGCGGAGAATCGTTTGTTGCAAGGCGGTAGCAGAAAGCGTTGCCTCAGTATATTGAAAACTCTCAGAGACCGGCATCTCGATCTACCGGGAAATCCGGTCACGAGCTACCACATGAAGACCTTATTGCTCTACGAGTGCGAGAAACACCCGCACGAGGCGGAATGGGACGAGGGCTGTTTGGCCGAGCGAATAAACGGCATCTTTCTTCAGCTAATCTCCTGCCTACAGTGCCGCAGATGCCCGCATTACTTCCTACCGAATCTCGATCTGTTCAAGGGAAAATCGCCCAGTGGTCTGGAGAACGCCGCGAAGCAGGTGTGGAGACTCACCAGGGAGTTACTGACGAACAGTCGCGCGCTTGAGAAGCTATAG